The region AAGCGAGTAATTTAGCAAAAAAATCACAGATAGAATATTCCGCAGGAATGTTCGTAAGTCGGCAGTGAACCAAGCAATTAATTATACATGGTGTTGTGGCACGTTTTTATTTATCCGCTTTTTCTTGTTTTCAATTAATTCAGCTGGTAAACAATTAAATTTCGTTTTGCATTTGACATTACAAACAAGAATCAATTATTGTTTTCGTTCCGCTCATATTTAAGGTTTCATCCTGTTTAGGTTTTACATATACTGCTGTTATTTGCAATTAACAGATAGTTTTAATGTGTCTCCAACTTCAAATATATCGGAAGTATTTATAAATAATTTTCCTTTTCCTTTAGTTGGTTTTAGTCTATAAGTATAATTATACGCATTATATTTATGCTTCTTGTATACTACGAATTCATTTGAGTTATGACCAAGTTCCGAACAGGAACAAAAGCATATAACTAAAGCTACGAGGAAATATTGAACTAAGTTTTTCATGTATTTTTTTGTTTTCCCAACCTTTATTCCGCCACTTTTATATCTGTATTTTCAGTTCTATATAACCAAACTGAATTCAGGATTTCGTTGCTCAATTCGGCAATCTATTTTTAAAGGATTTCTGTATTATTTTAATCAAGTCTCAATGTTTTTTCAAATGTGCCACAACAAAGTTGTTATATCCCGATAATATCACTGGATAAAACAACTTTTACTGTGCTTTATCTACAGTAATTCTTGCATCACGATTGGCTAATTCCCAAGCGGTATAAAACACTAATCTTGCTCTGTTTTCTAATAAATCGTATTCTATTTTATCTGGTGTATCACTTGGTCTGTGGTAATCGTCATGCGTCCCATTAAAATAAAAAATAACTGGTATGTTGTTTTTTGCAAAGTTGTAATGGTCTGATCTGTAGTAAAAACGGTTTGGGTCATTCTCGTCATTATACGTATAATCCAGCTCTACATTAGCGTATTTGGTATTAACCATTTCTGAGATGTTATGTAACTCTGTACTTAATTTATCACTTCCAATAAGGTAAATGTAGTTACGGTCTCCTGTTTTACGTTTTGGGTCTGTACGACCAATCATGTCTATATTTAAATTAGCAACGGTATTGGCTAACGGGAAAATAGGATCGTTATCTGTGTAGTGTCTGCTTCCTAATAGTCCTTTTTCTTCTCCAGTTACATTTAAAAATACTACAGAGCGTTTTGGACCATGACCAGCTTGTTTAGCTTTTGCAAATGCTTCTGCTATTTCTAAAACAGCTACTGTACCAGAACCATCATCATCCGCACCATTATACACCTCTCCGTTTTTTACACCTTCGTGATCTAAATGTGCAGAAATTACAATATACTCATCTGGTTTTTCTGTACCTCTAACGATTGCTGCAACATTTTCTGAGGATAATGCTTTGGAGTTGTTTTTAAAATCTAAATTAAAGTTAGCAGCTACTACTTCGTTTTTAGTAGTTAATTCTTTGCTAACTATTGCATTGTAAGCACCATCGTTAATTAAAAA is a window of Olleya sp. YS DNA encoding:
- a CDS encoding M28 family peptidase, with protein sequence MKSILSITTLSLLFIACGSSQKGSKTSNKVADPTVYAQTITQDDLKTALYQYASDEFEGRETGAEGQKKAVNFLKEHYMKFGVPAAKADGNYFQDVPLELQSKPDVTLTINGKSLKNLEDFVSINPMETSKLQATEIVNLGYGIEDDNYSSYDGVDVTGKVVLFKHGEPKNNDGTYVISGTEETSKWSNFRQQFALKRDIAKDKGAKAVLFYHPDVFAMAALRYGTSSGRMSLVGNDKNMYYFLINDGAYNAIVSKELTTKNEVVAANFNLDFKNNSKALSSENVAAIVRGTEKPDEYIVISAHLDHEGVKNGEVYNGADDDGSGTVAVLEIAEAFAKAKQAGHGPKRSVVFLNVTGEEKGLLGSRHYTDNDPIFPLANTVANLNIDMIGRTDPKRKTGDRNYIYLIGSDKLSTELHNISEMVNTKYANVELDYTYNDENDPNRFYYRSDHYNFAKNNIPVIFYFNGTHDDYHRPSDTPDKIEYDLLENRARLVFYTAWELANRDARITVDKAQ